Proteins encoded within one genomic window of Capsicum annuum cultivar UCD-10X-F1 unplaced genomic scaffold, UCD10Xv1.1 ctg64104, whole genome shotgun sequence:
- the LOC124893709 gene encoding uncharacterized protein LOC124893709, translating into MEAVVGSSPSPSLTITRRNSTIAFKVLSWNSLYSRGNNSRLYHPMLRLKRSGNDNSGSCSPLCYIEQMFSNSTFSQPIWRHSKIFIDKQSLLVILTSLLRKFKTSIHKTVKHSEIFKSIVPDIFLFGPALG; encoded by the exons ATGGAAGCTGTTGTAGGAAGTTCTCCTTCTCCTTCATTGACCATCACTAGAAGAAACTCCACTATTGCTTTTAAG GTGCTTTCGTGGAATTCTCTGTACAGTAGAGGTAATAACTCTCGACTATATCATCCTATGTTGCGTCTGAAAAGAAGTGGCAATGACAACTCTGGGAGTTGCTCTCCTTTATGCTACATTGAGCAAATGTTCAGTAACAGTACATTTTCTCAGCCAATCTGGAGGCATAGCAAGATATTCATAGATAAACAAAGTTTGTTGGTTATACTAACTTCTCTGCTAAGAAAATTCAAAACCAGTATCCACAAAACCGTAAAGCATTCGGAAATATTCAAGAGTATAGTACCTGATATATTTTTGTTTGGTCCTGCATTGGGCTAA